One window from the genome of Nicotiana tomentosiformis chromosome 5, ASM39032v3, whole genome shotgun sequence encodes:
- the LOC138892372 gene encoding uncharacterized protein: MEVVTSDSVITSIVPIFHRDASVLFDLGSTYSYVSSYFAPYLGKSRDSFSSPVYVSMLVGDSIVVDRVYRSCLFILGDFETRVDLLFLNMVDFDVILGIDCLSPYHAILDCHAKMVTLAILGLPRLEWRCTLDYVPNMVVSFLKAQRMVGQGCDAYLDFVRDVSVNTPTVELVPVVRDYPDIFLADLPGIPPNRDIDFGIDLLLGTQPISIPPYHIAPAELKELKKQLQVLLNKGFIRPSMSPWGAPVLFVKKKDDSMRMCIDY, from the coding sequence ATGGAGGTAGTTACATCCGACTcagttatcacaagtattgttcccatttttcatagagatgcatcagtcttatttgatctaggctccacttattcatatgtatcatcttactttgctccgtatttgggtaaATCCCGTGATTCTTttagttctcctgtctatgtgtccatgcttgtaggagattccattgttgttgaccgtgtgtatcggtcgtgtttattTATTCTTggtgattttgagaccagagttgatctattatttctcaatatggtggattttgatgttattttgggcattgactgtttgtcgccctatcatgctattcttgattgtcacgccaagatggtgacgttggctattcTAGGTTTGCCGCGGTTGGAGTGGAGgtgtactttggattatgttcctaacaTGGTGGTAtccttccttaaggcacaacggatggttgggcaggggtgtgatgcatatctagattttgtaagggatgttagtgttaatactcctaccgttgagttagtTCCGGTAGTTAGGGACTATCCAGATATATTTCtggcagatcttccgggcatCCCGCCCAATAGGGAtatagattttggtattgacttgttgttgggcactcaacccatttctattccaccatatcatatagcccctgcagaattgaaggagttaaagaaGCAGTTGCAAGTGCtgcttaataagggcttcattcggcctagtatgtcaccttggggtgctccggtcttgtttgtaaagaagaaggatgattctatgcgcatgtgtattgattattga